One genomic segment of Candidatus Atribacteria bacterium ADurb.Bin276 includes these proteins:
- the ligC_1 gene encoding 4-carboxy-2-hydroxymuconate-6-semialdehyde dehydrogenase → MERVKFAVIGLGWFGQKHCEVLSDLSHVELYALCTRNESRLKELGERFHVKHLYTDYHQLLNNDEIDAVSVVTMWDQHLQPTLASLEAGKHVFLEKPMASTVADAEKIVAATKKTSKFFMVGHICRFNPRYASAKVAIDEGRIGKIVSIYARRNIPETVGATVLPKIGPIIGDGVHDTDLMLWYTRAKIKSVYAQSLSVRNFPHPDLAWTLFRFDSGAIGVCENVWFLPEKTAFQIDERMEIIGTQGSIHIQETHPNFSICDQNGWHSSDTTYWPLLHGVRSGALREELSYFATCILENKKPTIIHPEESLEAVRACLAAEESAKKGQVIVL, encoded by the coding sequence TTGGAAAGAGTTAAATTTGCGGTGATTGGCCTTGGCTGGTTTGGGCAAAAACATTGTGAAGTATTATCAGATCTTAGCCATGTTGAACTTTATGCTTTGTGTACCCGAAACGAATCAAGACTAAAAGAATTGGGTGAGCGTTTTCATGTAAAACATCTTTATACTGATTATCACCAATTACTAAATAATGATGAAATTGATGCAGTTTCGGTGGTGACCATGTGGGATCAGCACTTGCAACCAACTCTTGCCTCTTTAGAGGCTGGTAAACATGTTTTTTTAGAAAAACCCATGGCATCAACGGTTGCTGATGCTGAAAAAATAGTTGCTGCAACCAAAAAGACCAGCAAGTTTTTTATGGTAGGTCACATTTGTCGTTTTAATCCTCGATATGCTTCTGCTAAAGTAGCAATTGATGAAGGCCGGATTGGGAAAATTGTTTCAATATATGCTCGACGTAATATCCCTGAAACAGTTGGAGCAACGGTTCTCCCTAAAATCGGACCAATTATTGGAGATGGAGTGCATGATACTGATTTAATGCTTTGGTATACCAGAGCAAAAATTAAGTCAGTTTATGCTCAATCTTTATCTGTTCGAAATTTTCCTCATCCTGACCTCGCTTGGACCTTATTTCGATTTGATAGTGGCGCTATTGGTGTTTGTGAAAATGTCTGGTTCCTACCGGAAAAAACTGCTTTTCAAATCGACGAACGTATGGAGATTATTGGTACACAAGGCTCAATACATATTCAAGAAACTCACCCTAATTTTTCCATTTGCGATCAGAATGGTTGGCATTCATCAGATACTACTTACTGGCCACTCTTGCATGGAGTGCGATCGGGAGCACTCCGAGAAGAACTATCTTATTTTGCGACCTGTATTCTTGAAAACAAGAAGCCAACGATCATCCACCCCGAAGAATCGTTAGAGGCAGTTCGAGCTTGCTTGGCAGCGGAAGAATCGGCAAAAAAAGGTCAAGTTATTGTCCTGTAA
- a CDS encoding putative peptidase, with the protein MTNLRISDQDFQRRVNRLQEEMKKENVDLWVGYSSESEASISLYLAGFQPFFDFAGVMVPREGEAVLITGGPESFEMAKEFSRIKKILIHGLFVETSAPEWVPDTEILDFSTIIPQIMGKIQPKKIAISQWNTFPYLIFQDLVKNLPNAEVVSGDEMLLRVRQIKSKEEIEVIAEAYRITEESVKRALEVVQTGVSERFLENEGRKVMLDLGAEGTSYPIWVCSGRNTSRSLCKSTDKLIQANELVQITFGARYQGYCGNMCRVFSIGEPDPKVKKMMLVALQSMEDALEMIRPGVLSSEVFKKYNNHLAKYGWEKFTLYGPAHGTGVSEVEGLWLSESNPFVIQPNMVFNIDIWLTDGEVGMRYEDGIVVTEKGIREFNPYRREIIIL; encoded by the coding sequence ATGACAAATCTAAGAATTAGCGATCAAGACTTTCAACGCCGCGTAAATCGTCTACAAGAGGAAATGAAAAAAGAAAATGTTGATTTATGGGTGGGTTATTCAAGTGAAAGTGAAGCCTCGATATCTTTGTACTTAGCAGGATTTCAGCCCTTTTTTGATTTTGCAGGAGTTATGGTACCCAGAGAAGGTGAAGCAGTTTTGATCACCGGTGGACCAGAATCATTTGAGATGGCTAAGGAATTTTCCCGGATTAAAAAAATTCTTATTCATGGTTTGTTTGTCGAAACTTCAGCGCCTGAATGGGTTCCTGATACTGAAATTTTAGATTTTTCGACCATCATTCCACAAATTATGGGAAAGATTCAACCCAAAAAAATAGCCATTAGTCAATGGAATACCTTTCCATACCTTATATTTCAAGATTTGGTAAAAAACCTTCCCAACGCTGAAGTTGTGTCTGGTGATGAAATGCTGCTTAGAGTTCGTCAAATTAAGTCGAAAGAAGAAATTGAGGTTATAGCTGAAGCTTATCGTATTACTGAGGAGTCAGTAAAACGTGCTTTAGAGGTAGTACAAACAGGTGTCAGTGAGCGATTTTTAGAAAATGAAGGTCGAAAAGTAATGCTTGATTTAGGAGCAGAGGGAACATCTTATCCTATTTGGGTTTGTTCAGGAAGGAACACCTCCCGTAGTTTATGTAAATCAACCGATAAGCTTATTCAGGCAAACGAATTGGTCCAAATTACCTTTGGTGCTCGATATCAGGGATATTGTGGTAACATGTGCCGGGTTTTTTCCATTGGAGAGCCTGACCCAAAAGTGAAAAAAATGATGTTGGTTGCCCTCCAATCTATGGAAGATGCACTCGAAATGATTCGGCCAGGGGTTCTTTCTTCCGAGGTTTTCAAAAAATATAATAATCACCTGGCAAAATATGGATGGGAAAAATTTACTCTTTATGGCCCTGCTCATGGAACGGGAGTATCCGAAGTCGAAGGTCTTTGGCTTTCTGAAAGTAACCCCTTTGTCATCCAACCGAACATGGTGTTTAATATTGATATATGGCTCACTGATGGTGAAGTGGGAATGAGGTATGAAGATGGAATCGTAGTTACAGAAAAAGGGATTCGAGAATTCAATCCATATCGCCGAGAAATTATTATTTTGTAA
- a CDS encoding hypothetical protein (Phosphotriesterase homology protein), whose translation MNVMTVCGEKKIDDLGVILPHEHIFIDISNQFTEPVTPFEKKLAYQKVNMNNLGYLRRDPYVVKDNLILSEYDVAYSEIITFKDSGGQSIIDVTPVGIGRDPNQLQQLMKETGVNIIAGCGFYTHDTHTTDIEKRSAEDITELIMNDLLIGMDHTGVRSGVIGEIGTSQQIHPNEKKVLQAAGKAQSQSRIPVFIHVYPWSENGIEVLDILESEGADPSQIVICHSDVEMNLNYMISVMKRGAFIEFDNFGKEFWIPIEKRKFAGGNFATDRDRVQVIRKLVDLGYQNRLLITNDICLKAMLHAYGGWGYDHILSNVVPMLIEVGVEEKIVWEIIIKNPQQLFLR comes from the coding sequence TTGAATGTTATGACAGTTTGTGGTGAGAAAAAAATTGATGATTTAGGTGTTATTCTTCCACATGAACACATATTTATCGATATTAGCAATCAATTTACCGAACCCGTAACCCCATTTGAGAAAAAGTTGGCATATCAGAAGGTTAACATGAATAACCTGGGATATCTTCGCCGAGATCCTTATGTCGTAAAAGATAATTTAATTCTCTCTGAGTATGATGTTGCCTATAGCGAAATAATAACCTTTAAAGATAGTGGAGGACAAAGTATTATTGATGTTACTCCGGTTGGGATTGGTCGTGATCCAAATCAATTACAACAACTCATGAAAGAAACCGGAGTTAATATTATTGCAGGTTGTGGATTTTATACTCATGATACTCATACAACTGATATTGAAAAGCGATCAGCTGAAGACATAACTGAATTAATTATGAATGACTTATTGATTGGTATGGATCATACTGGAGTTCGTTCTGGGGTAATTGGTGAAATTGGAACCAGCCAGCAGATCCACCCAAATGAAAAAAAGGTTCTACAAGCAGCGGGAAAAGCTCAATCCCAAAGCAGGATTCCGGTTTTTATACATGTCTATCCCTGGTCAGAAAATGGAATAGAGGTTTTGGATATTTTAGAAAGTGAAGGAGCAGATCCTTCCCAAATTGTCATCTGCCACTCAGATGTAGAAATGAATCTCAATTATATGATCTCAGTGATGAAACGAGGTGCATTTATTGAATTTGATAATTTTGGAAAAGAGTTCTGGATTCCTATTGAAAAGAGGAAATTTGCCGGAGGAAATTTTGCTACCGATCGAGACCGAGTCCAGGTTATCCGTAAGTTGGTCGATCTTGGTTATCAAAATCGACTTCTTATAACTAATGATATCTGCTTAAAGGCGATGCTTCACGCTTATGGAGGATGGGGTTATGATCATATTCTTTCCAATGTTGTTCCAATGCTCATTGAGGTTGGAGTTGAAGAAAAAATAGTTTGGGAAATAATAATAAAGAATCCCCAACAACTTTTTTTAAGATAA
- the galR gene encoding HTH-type transcriptional regulator GalR translates to MKKNNPPTIREIARLVGVSANTVSRALNNKPDVSPETKNNIIKTAQFLNYTPNAIARALVQRTTRTIGMVMSDISDPFFGEMVKDAEVFFRSRGYNLILCNTQENFDQEKHSIETLINKRVDGILLTPVGKSGENTQEILKNRIPTVLLGRHFDKPIAPSITSDDERGGYLATRHLLELGHQEILFINVSHHISSARDRFCGYQKALKEFGLDYNESLQIHTSFDLEDAYQKTKEFFSQTRKATAVIVFCDILAISVMKAIIDVGLSIPQDISIVGFDNIKIGSLLPISLTTIDPNKKKMIETASELLLEFIQSDNVKVGNISIEPTLTIRSSTLSSF, encoded by the coding sequence ATGAAAAAAAATAATCCCCCAACCATTAGGGAAATTGCACGATTAGTTGGTGTTTCGGCAAACACCGTTTCGAGAGCATTGAACAATAAACCCGATGTAAGTCCCGAAACCAAAAATAACATTATTAAAACCGCTCAGTTTCTAAACTATACTCCTAATGCAATTGCTCGAGCTTTGGTTCAAAGGACAACACGTACTATTGGAATGGTAATGAGTGATATTTCTGATCCTTTTTTTGGAGAAATGGTGAAAGATGCCGAAGTTTTTTTTCGATCCCGTGGATATAACCTTATTCTCTGTAATACCCAGGAGAATTTTGACCAAGAAAAACATTCTATCGAAACTTTAATCAATAAAAGAGTAGATGGGATACTCTTAACGCCGGTGGGGAAAAGTGGGGAAAATACTCAGGAAATTTTAAAAAACCGAATTCCAACAGTTTTATTAGGAAGACATTTTGATAAGCCAATAGCACCAAGTATCACTTCCGATGATGAACGGGGAGGATATTTAGCGACCCGACATCTCCTTGAACTGGGACATCAAGAAATTCTTTTTATTAACGTTTCTCATCATATTTCCAGTGCCCGTGATCGCTTTTGTGGTTACCAAAAAGCTTTAAAGGAATTTGGCTTAGATTACAATGAATCTTTACAGATTCATACTAGCTTTGATTTAGAAGATGCTTACCAGAAAACAAAAGAGTTTTTTTCCCAAACGAGAAAAGCAACAGCTGTCATTGTATTTTGTGATATTTTAGCCATAAGTGTTATGAAGGCGATAATCGATGTAGGTCTATCGATTCCACAAGATATTTCAATAGTAGGATTCGATAATATTAAAATTGGATCACTCCTTCCAATTTCCTTAACCACCATTGACCCAAATAAGAAAAAAATGATTGAAACTGCTTCAGAGTTGCTATTAGAATTCATTCAATCGGATAATGTTAAAGTAGGCAATATATCTATTGAACCAACTTTAACCATTCGGTCATCAACCTTATCTTCTTTTTAA
- the tpx gene encoding putative thiol peroxidase produces MKQYIFFLMITLLLFSFSIMGTTQTNEITERNQVVTLNGGPITLIGPELKVGDFAPDFQVVAQATLIDEEMKIMNLNDFSGKIKVISVTPSLDTPVCDLQIHNFNEEASTFPIEVVVINISMDLPFAINRFCATSGIDKVIALSDYRFASFGTNWGVLIKELRLLTRALFIVDKENVIRYIEIVPDTTQAPDYEQALNALKQLIHNE; encoded by the coding sequence ATGAAACAATATATTTTTTTCTTAATGATAACCCTACTTCTTTTTTCTTTTTCAATTATGGGAACAACTCAAACCAACGAAATTACTGAAAGAAATCAGGTAGTAACATTAAATGGGGGACCAATCACTTTAATCGGACCCGAACTTAAGGTTGGTGATTTTGCTCCAGATTTTCAAGTCGTTGCTCAAGCTACTTTAATCGATGAAGAAATGAAAATTATGAATCTTAATGATTTCTCTGGGAAAATTAAGGTTATTTCAGTTACACCCTCCTTGGATACTCCAGTTTGTGATCTTCAAATTCATAATTTTAATGAGGAAGCTTCCACATTCCCAATCGAAGTGGTAGTAATCAACATCAGCATGGATCTCCCCTTTGCTATTAACCGATTTTGTGCTACTTCTGGAATTGATAAAGTGATAGCCCTTTCTGATTATCGCTTTGCCTCCTTCGGGACCAACTGGGGAGTATTAATTAAAGAATTGCGCTTATTAACTCGGGCACTTTTTATTGTTGACAAGGAAAACGTCATCCGTTATATAGAAATCGTACCTGATACCACTCAAGCACCTGATTATGAACAAGCCTTAAATGCTTTAAAACAATTAATACACAATGAATAA
- a CDS encoding Immunogenic protein MPT70 precursor produces MNGLTLMTLNRKTVLALSVVLLIALWSGVAYSADIVTVTSDKNIVEAAQGTGIFTTLLAAAKTAGLADILANTQNITVFAPNDAAFAALPAGFVDGLLKPENQDLLVKILSYHVVPFRVNARDLVNTLTLRTLFDNYPLYLRVGGEGTVNIMNGAPGSCEVKGIVADKNMIEATNGNIYVIDTVLTPWKACSVDLLN; encoded by the coding sequence ATGAACGGATTAACCCTAATGACTTTGAATAGAAAAACGGTTCTGGCTTTGAGTGTGGTTCTTTTAATTGCCCTTTGGAGTGGAGTGGCTTATAGTGCTGATATCGTTACCGTCACCAGTGATAAAAATATCGTTGAGGCTGCTCAAGGGACGGGTATCTTTACCACTCTCTTAGCAGCTGCAAAAACAGCAGGTCTAGCAGATATCTTAGCCAATACCCAAAACATCACGGTATTTGCTCCCAATGATGCCGCCTTTGCTGCCTTACCAGCTGGTTTTGTGGATGGTCTCTTGAAACCAGAAAATCAAGACCTTTTGGTCAAGATTCTTTCCTACCATGTGGTTCCTTTCCGAGTCAATGCCCGAGACTTAGTGAACACCTTAACCCTGCGGACCCTGTTTGATAACTATCCTCTCTACTTGCGAGTGGGAGGAGAGGGAACCGTGAACATCATGAACGGTGCTCCGGGATCGTGTGAAGTCAAGGGAATCGTCGCCGACAAGAACATGATTGAAGCCACCAATGGGAACATCTATGTGATTGATACTGTTCTTACCCCCTGGAAGGCGTGTTCGGTTGATTTGTTGAATTGA